One region of Streptomyces sp. CG4 genomic DNA includes:
- a CDS encoding tautomerase family protein, translating into MPFVRIDALGTDPARLDALGQAVQDALVETLGVPPEDRFQVLTGHDGVTSTLRYDDHLGLHKDESVVFVAITMRSGRSPEQKRALYRRIAELVHERTGTEPRNVVVTVTENTLVDWSFGDGEAQYAPADAEPAGALP; encoded by the coding sequence ATGCCCTTCGTCCGGATAGACGCACTCGGCACCGACCCCGCCCGGCTCGACGCGCTCGGCCAGGCCGTCCAGGACGCCCTGGTGGAGACGCTCGGCGTCCCGCCCGAGGACCGCTTCCAGGTGCTGACCGGCCACGACGGCGTCACCAGCACCCTGCGTTACGACGACCACCTCGGCCTGCACAAGGACGAATCGGTGGTGTTCGTGGCCATCACCATGCGCTCCGGGCGCTCCCCGGAGCAGAAGCGCGCGCTGTACCGGCGGATCGCCGAGCTGGTGCACGAGCGCACCGGCACCGAGCCGCGCAATGTCGTCGTCACCGTCACCGAGAACACGCTCGTCGACTGGTCCTTCGGCGACGGCGAGGCGCAGTACGCCCCGGCCGACGCGGAGCCGGCCGGGGCGCTGCCGTAG
- a CDS encoding FAD-dependent oxidoreductase, which produces MSRYPHLMTPLDLGFTTLPNRVLMGSMHVGLEEAERGFERMAAFYAARARGGVGLIVTGGIAPNDEGRPYEGGAKLTTEAEAEQHKAVTEAVHREGGRIALQILHFGRYAYHQDLVAPSPLQAPISPFVPRELTDADIERTIDDYARTARLARQAGYDGVEIMGSEGYLINEFIAARTNRRTDRWGGSYENRTRFPVEIVKRVREAVGADFIVIYRLSMLDLVPGGSSLEEVIALGKAVEAAGATIINTGIGWHEARIPTIATSVPRGAYTWVTKKLMGEVSVPLVTTNRINTPDLAEELLAGGFADMVSMARPMLADPDFVAKAAAGTPEAINTCIGCNQACLDHTFSGKITSCLVNPRACHETELVLSPTRRKKRVAVVGAGPAGLACAVSAAERGHEVTLFDAASEIGGQLNVARKVPGKQEFDETLRYFRHRLDAHGVDVRLDTWVTAETVAGYDEVVVATGVTPRTPDIPGVDHPRVLGYLDVLRGGAPVGDRVAVLGAGGIGFDVAEYLTDGGDKASEDPQTYFRAWGVDMDYQEPGGLAAPQRSAPPRQVHLLQRKTTKVGAGLGKTTGWIHRAELKHRGVTMVPGVRYDRIDDAGLHITVGEESTVLEVDTVVLCTGQEPRRDLYDELAAAGRSVHLIGGADVAAELDAKRAIKQGTELAAAL; this is translated from the coding sequence ATGAGCCGTTACCCGCACCTGATGACCCCGCTCGACCTGGGCTTCACCACCCTGCCCAACCGCGTGCTGATGGGTTCCATGCACGTCGGCCTGGAGGAGGCCGAGCGCGGCTTCGAGCGGATGGCGGCGTTCTACGCGGCCCGCGCCCGCGGCGGCGTGGGCCTCATCGTCACCGGCGGCATCGCGCCCAACGACGAGGGCCGGCCGTACGAGGGCGGCGCCAAGCTCACCACCGAGGCGGAGGCCGAGCAGCACAAGGCCGTCACGGAGGCCGTGCACCGCGAGGGCGGCCGGATCGCGCTGCAGATCCTGCACTTCGGGCGGTACGCCTACCACCAGGACCTCGTCGCACCGAGCCCGCTGCAGGCGCCGATCAGCCCCTTCGTGCCGCGCGAGCTGACCGACGCCGACATCGAGCGGACCATCGACGACTACGCCCGCACCGCCCGCCTCGCCCGGCAGGCCGGCTACGACGGCGTGGAGATCATGGGCTCCGAGGGCTACCTCATCAACGAGTTCATCGCCGCCCGGACCAACCGGCGCACCGACCGCTGGGGCGGCTCCTACGAGAACCGGACGCGCTTCCCCGTCGAGATCGTCAAGCGGGTGCGCGAGGCCGTCGGCGCGGACTTCATCGTCATCTACCGCCTCTCCATGCTGGACCTGGTCCCGGGCGGCTCCTCGCTGGAGGAGGTGATCGCCCTCGGCAAGGCGGTCGAGGCCGCGGGGGCGACCATCATCAACACCGGCATCGGCTGGCACGAGGCCCGCATCCCCACCATCGCGACCTCCGTGCCGCGTGGTGCCTACACCTGGGTCACCAAGAAGCTCATGGGCGAGGTGTCCGTGCCGCTGGTGACCACCAACCGCATCAACACCCCTGATCTGGCCGAGGAGTTGCTGGCCGGCGGCTTCGCCGACATGGTCTCCATGGCCCGCCCGATGCTCGCCGACCCCGACTTCGTCGCCAAGGCCGCCGCCGGGACGCCGGAAGCCATCAACACCTGCATCGGCTGCAACCAGGCCTGCCTCGACCACACCTTCAGCGGCAAGATCACCTCCTGCCTGGTCAACCCGCGCGCCTGCCACGAGACCGAGCTGGTGCTCTCGCCGACCCGGCGCAAGAAGCGCGTCGCCGTCGTCGGCGCCGGCCCGGCCGGCCTCGCCTGCGCGGTCTCCGCCGCCGAACGCGGCCACGAGGTCACGCTGTTCGACGCCGCGAGCGAGATCGGCGGCCAGCTCAACGTGGCCCGCAAGGTCCCCGGCAAGCAGGAGTTCGACGAGACCCTGCGCTACTTCCGTCACCGGCTCGACGCCCACGGGGTCGACGTACGCCTCGACACCTGGGTCACCGCCGAGACCGTCGCGGGCTACGACGAGGTCGTCGTCGCCACCGGTGTCACCCCGCGCACCCCGGACATCCCCGGCGTCGACCACCCCCGCGTCCTCGGCTACCTCGACGTGCTGCGGGGCGGCGCCCCCGTCGGCGACCGGGTCGCCGTCCTCGGCGCCGGCGGCATCGGCTTCGACGTCGCCGAGTACCTCACCGACGGCGGCGACAAGGCGAGCGAGGACCCGCAGACGTACTTCCGCGCCTGGGGTGTCGACATGGACTACCAGGAGCCGGGCGGCCTCGCCGCGCCCCAGCGGTCCGCCCCGCCCCGCCAGGTCCATCTGCTCCAGCGCAAGACCACCAAGGTCGGCGCGGGCCTCGGCAAGACCACCGGCTGGATCCACCGCGCCGAGCTGAAACACCGCGGCGTGACCATGGTCCCGGGCGTGCGCTACGACCGGATCGACGACGCCGGCCTGCACATCACCGTCGGCGAGGAGAGCACGGTCCTGGAGGTCGACACGGTGGTCCTGTGCACCGGCCAGGAACCGCGCCGCGACCTGTACGACGAGCTGGCCGCCGCCGGGCGCAGCGTCCATCTGATCGGCGGCGCGGACGTCGCGGCCGAACTGGACGCCAAGCGGGCCATCAAGCAGGGCACGGAGCTGGCGGCGGCGCTGTAG
- a CDS encoding PadR family transcriptional regulator yields the protein MSLPHAILTALLEKPSSGLELTRRFDKSIGYFWSATHQQIYRELGKLEAEGLIRTLPSEQPARGQKKSYDVLPAGRAELARWTAAAQDPKPQRDVLLLRLRAAAVVGTAGLEADLRRHLQLHRRQLAEYQEIEKRDFPPDRDAPEDRLRHLVLRAGIDLETFWTQWLSHALTELAALPDAD from the coding sequence ATGTCACTCCCGCACGCGATCCTCACCGCCCTGCTGGAAAAGCCGTCGTCGGGACTGGAACTGACCCGCCGGTTCGACAAGTCGATCGGCTACTTCTGGTCCGCGACGCACCAGCAGATCTATCGCGAGCTGGGGAAGCTGGAGGCCGAGGGCCTCATCCGCACACTGCCGTCCGAACAGCCGGCCCGCGGGCAGAAGAAGAGCTACGACGTCCTGCCCGCCGGCCGTGCCGAACTGGCCCGCTGGACCGCCGCCGCACAGGACCCGAAGCCCCAGCGGGACGTGCTCCTGCTGCGGCTGCGGGCCGCGGCGGTGGTCGGCACGGCGGGACTCGAAGCCGACCTGCGGCGCCATCTGCAGCTGCACCGGCGGCAGTTGGCGGAGTACCAGGAGATCGAGAAGCGTGACTTCCCGCCGGACCGGGACGCCCCCGAGGACCGGCTGCGCCACCTCGTGCTGCGGGCCGGCATCGACCTGGAGACCTTCTGGACCCAGTGGCTCAGCCACGCCCTGACGGAGCTGGCCGCACTGCCCGACGCCGACTGA
- a CDS encoding fibronectin type III domain-containing protein, which yields MRRVPWPLVPVCGALLLVASCGWGRADADEGRAPGAPTGVTAQAGSATSVHVMWNAVPDTPGVRVYEVYRGTTKVEEVPGSQHMVDVTRLRPSTMYAFTVRARDTEGRLGPPSRAVRARTPAMVAADRSAPTRPSKPAGRAVGSREVQLSWGASRDDRGVVSYDVYQGGAKIHSVGGNQTATVVTGLRPGTGYVFTVRARDAADNLSPASAPVRLTTPGTDDGRSTAPMGFTARTHRADGAYYIDLSWDPPQVDGMITEYQIRLDGTAATSLVWGGTPPTGRASYSFYTGTSAGEEHRVRLRARLPDGTWGGWSPERTVTTDS from the coding sequence GTGCGACGCGTTCCCTGGCCGCTCGTTCCGGTCTGCGGAGCCCTGCTGCTGGTCGCGTCCTGCGGCTGGGGCCGGGCCGACGCCGACGAAGGCCGGGCGCCCGGCGCGCCGACCGGGGTCACCGCGCAGGCCGGCAGCGCCACGAGCGTGCACGTGATGTGGAACGCCGTGCCGGACACTCCCGGGGTCCGCGTCTATGAGGTATATCGCGGCACCACGAAGGTCGAGGAAGTGCCGGGTTCGCAGCACATGGTGGACGTCACCAGGCTCAGGCCGTCGACCATGTATGCCTTCACCGTGCGGGCCCGGGACACCGAGGGCCGGCTCGGCCCGCCGAGCCGGGCGGTCCGGGCACGGACACCGGCCATGGTGGCGGCGGACCGCTCGGCACCGACCCGGCCGTCGAAGCCCGCCGGGCGCGCCGTCGGCAGCCGGGAGGTCCAGCTCTCCTGGGGCGCGTCCCGGGACGACCGGGGTGTGGTGTCGTACGACGTGTACCAGGGCGGGGCGAAGATCCACAGCGTGGGCGGGAACCAGACCGCGACCGTGGTCACCGGGCTGCGCCCGGGCACCGGCTACGTCTTCACGGTGCGGGCCCGCGACGCCGCCGACAACCTCTCCCCCGCGAGCGCCCCGGTCCGTCTCACCACCCCGGGCACCGACGACGGCCGGAGCACCGCGCCCATGGGGTTCACCGCGCGGACCCACCGGGCCGACGGGGCGTACTACATCGACCTGTCCTGGGACCCGCCGCAGGTGGACGGGATGATCACCGAGTACCAGATCCGGTTGGACGGCACTGCGGCCACCTCCCTGGTCTGGGGCGGCACGCCTCCGACGGGCCGGGCGAGCTACAGCTTCTACACCGGAACCAGCGCAGGCGAGGAACACCGGGTCCGCCTGCGCGCGCGCCTCCCGGACGGCACCTGGGGCGGCTGGTCACCGGAGCGGACGGTGACCACGGACAGCTGA
- a CDS encoding glycoside hydrolase family 75 protein codes for MRVPALTLAAAGATLLAPATLPVPASAAPPKERPAARSEGDVSAADLLARLGECREISHGRYSIDAGSPANVPVCGTQDAVYWKADLDIDCDGQPGARCNPRTDPQFASTTAYQQSDGRYLNAETLPYIVVPAPSPIWNPEEDGVRGGAVVAVVYRDQVQYAVVGDTGPGDVIGEASYATAQGLGLRPDPNGGGAPDGVTYIVFKNTRVDPIEDHAAAVAEGVRLARTFVATNRLFLATK; via the coding sequence GTGCGTGTCCCCGCCCTGACGCTGGCCGCGGCCGGCGCCACCCTGCTCGCCCCGGCGACGCTGCCCGTCCCGGCCTCCGCCGCCCCGCCGAAGGAGCGGCCCGCGGCCCGGAGCGAAGGCGATGTCTCCGCGGCCGACCTGCTGGCCCGGCTGGGCGAGTGCCGCGAGATCTCCCACGGCCGGTACAGCATCGACGCCGGCAGCCCCGCGAACGTACCCGTCTGCGGCACCCAGGACGCCGTCTACTGGAAGGCCGACTTGGACATCGACTGCGACGGGCAGCCCGGCGCCCGCTGCAACCCCCGCACCGACCCGCAGTTCGCCTCGACGACCGCCTATCAGCAGTCCGACGGCCGCTATCTGAACGCCGAGACCCTGCCCTACATCGTGGTCCCCGCCCCGAGCCCCATCTGGAACCCGGAAGAGGACGGGGTGCGCGGCGGTGCCGTGGTCGCCGTGGTCTACCGGGACCAGGTGCAGTACGCCGTGGTCGGCGACACCGGTCCGGGCGACGTCATCGGCGAGGCCTCCTACGCCACCGCGCAAGGCCTCGGCCTGCGGCCCGACCCGAACGGCGGCGGGGCGCCCGACGGTGTCACCTACATCGTCTTCAAGAACACCCGCGTGGACCCCATCGAGGACCACGCGGCGGCGGTGGCCGAGGGGGTGCGGCTGGCCAGGACGTTCGTCGCGACGAACAGGCTGTTCCTCGCGACGAAATGA
- a CDS encoding PTS-dependent dihydroxyacetone kinase phosphotransferase subunit DhaM, with translation MSEEKLVGIVLVSHSAEVAASVAELAKGLASGAAAVPVAPAGGTEGGELGTSAELISAAAASVDRGVGVAVLTDLGSAVLTVKALLAEGDELPDGSRLVDAPFLEGAVAAVVTAATGADLDAVEAAATEAYGYRKV, from the coding sequence GTGAGTGAGGAGAAGCTGGTCGGCATCGTGTTGGTGTCACACAGTGCGGAGGTGGCCGCTTCGGTCGCGGAGCTGGCGAAGGGTCTGGCGAGCGGAGCCGCGGCGGTGCCCGTGGCCCCGGCCGGCGGCACCGAGGGCGGCGAGCTCGGCACCAGCGCCGAGCTGATCTCCGCGGCGGCGGCCTCGGTGGACCGGGGCGTCGGCGTCGCGGTCCTCACCGACCTCGGCAGTGCCGTGCTCACCGTGAAGGCGCTGCTCGCCGAGGGCGACGAACTGCCGGACGGCTCACGCCTGGTGGACGCGCCGTTCCTGGAGGGCGCGGTGGCCGCGGTGGTCACCGCCGCCACCGGGGCCGACCTGGACGCGGTCGAGGCCGCGGCGACGGAGGCGTACGGCTACCGCAAGGTGTGA
- the dhaL gene encoding dihydroxyacetone kinase subunit DhaL encodes MLDADFFRRWMAATAASVDREAQRLTDLDSPIGDADHGSNLQRGFRAVTAALEKEAPDTPGGVLTLAGRQLISTVGGASGPLYGTLLRRTGKALGDASEVGAEQLAEALRSGVDGVMTLGGAAPGDKTMIDALVPAVDALGDGFAAARAAAEEGAVATIPLQARKGRASYLGERSIGHQDPGATSSALLIAALEEAAEG; translated from the coding sequence GTGCTCGACGCCGACTTCTTCCGCCGCTGGATGGCGGCGACCGCCGCATCCGTCGACCGTGAGGCGCAGCGGCTCACCGACCTCGACTCGCCCATCGGGGACGCGGATCACGGCAGCAATCTGCAGCGCGGCTTCCGGGCCGTGACGGCCGCCCTGGAGAAGGAGGCCCCGGACACCCCGGGCGGCGTGCTGACCCTCGCCGGACGGCAGCTGATCTCGACGGTCGGTGGCGCGTCCGGGCCGCTGTACGGCACGCTGCTGCGCCGCACCGGCAAGGCGCTCGGCGACGCCTCCGAGGTCGGTGCGGAGCAGTTGGCCGAGGCGCTGCGTTCGGGCGTGGACGGGGTGATGACGCTCGGCGGGGCGGCCCCCGGCGACAAGACCATGATCGACGCCCTGGTGCCGGCCGTCGACGCGCTCGGCGACGGCTTCGCCGCCGCGCGGGCCGCCGCCGAGGAGGGTGCGGTGGCCACCATCCCGCTGCAGGCCCGTAAGGGCCGGGCGAGCTATCTCGGCGAGCGCAGCATCGGCCACCAGGACCCCGGGGCGACCTCGTCGGCGCTGCTGATCGCCGCGCTCGAAGAAGCGGCGGAGGGCTGA
- the dhaK gene encoding dihydroxyacetone kinase subunit DhaK: MKMLINVPETVVADALRGMAAAYPDLTVDVENRVIVRRDAPVAGQVALVSGGGSGHEPLHGGFVGPGMLSAACPGEVFTSPVPDQMARAAAAVDSGAGVLFVVKNYTGDVLNFDMAAELAEDEGIQVAKVLVNDDVAVTDSLYTAGRRGTGATLFVEKIAGAAAAEGQPLERVEAIGRQVNENARSFGVALSACTTPAKGTPTFELPDGELELGIGIHGEPGRERRPMMTSGEIADFAVNAILEDMPPRNPVLVLVNGMGATPLLELFGFNAEVQRVLGERGVTVARTLVGNYVTSLDMAGTSVTLCQIDEELLRLWDAPVKTPALRWGM, encoded by the coding sequence ATGAAGATGCTGATCAACGTGCCCGAGACCGTCGTGGCGGACGCGCTGCGCGGGATGGCGGCCGCGTATCCCGATCTGACCGTGGACGTGGAGAACCGGGTGATCGTCCGCCGGGATGCTCCGGTGGCCGGGCAGGTCGCGCTGGTGTCCGGCGGCGGGTCGGGGCACGAGCCGCTGCACGGCGGGTTCGTCGGTCCGGGCATGCTCTCCGCGGCGTGTCCCGGCGAGGTGTTCACCTCACCGGTGCCGGACCAGATGGCGCGTGCCGCGGCCGCCGTGGACAGCGGCGCCGGGGTGCTGTTCGTCGTGAAGAACTACACCGGTGACGTACTGAACTTCGACATGGCGGCCGAACTGGCCGAAGACGAGGGCATCCAGGTCGCCAAGGTGCTGGTGAACGACGACGTGGCGGTCACCGACAGCCTTTACACGGCGGGCCGGCGCGGCACCGGCGCGACTCTGTTCGTGGAGAAGATCGCGGGCGCCGCGGCCGCCGAGGGGCAGCCGCTGGAGCGGGTCGAGGCCATCGGGCGCCAGGTGAACGAGAACGCGCGCAGCTTCGGCGTGGCCCTCAGCGCCTGTACGACCCCGGCGAAAGGCACCCCGACCTTCGAGCTGCCGGACGGCGAGCTGGAGTTGGGCATCGGCATCCACGGCGAGCCCGGCCGGGAGCGGCGGCCGATGATGACCTCCGGGGAGATCGCCGACTTCGCAGTGAACGCGATCCTGGAGGACATGCCGCCACGCAACCCCGTGCTGGTGCTGGTCAACGGCATGGGCGCCACCCCGCTGCTGGAGCTGTTCGGCTTCAACGCCGAGGTGCAGCGGGTGCTCGGCGAGCGCGGAGTGACCGTGGCCCGCACGCTCGTCGGCAACTACGTCACCTCGCTGGACATGGCCGGCACCTCGGTGACGCTCTGTCAGATCGACGAGGAGCTGCTGCGGCTGTGGGACGCGCCGGTGAAGACCCCGGCGCTGCGCTGGGGGATGTGA
- a CDS encoding extracellular solute-binding protein codes for MTPNAASSGLSRRSFLASTAVATAAAAGGMPLLTACGGSDTGSQGGTTSGKAADKLLPTYVAGTVAKPDLPSKNGSSAGYTRKIDLAALATSVPHKLGTGASFTIMSPLWGTPPKTDCAYYKAVDAAAGTKVTWQNQDGNTYAQKLGAVLASSSIPDMVVVPSWLLVGQIPNAVSAKFMDLGPYLAGDNVKKYPNLAAIPSDSWRMSIFGGALRGIPMPTAAASSIVPYYRKDIFDKKGYTVPKSPEEFLSWAKDVTSAKAKVYACGDNMTWVSAGIFGVRPSGTLGWNIGDDGKLTYRIEQPEYLEALEWTRKLFDAGVVHPDDRARTGDAGQRFTSGQILVMADDASAWYVKTAEQAKSHPDFKIEGMDYFGAGGGNPKLWASSPASIWSLIRKGASKETVENALAAANFAAAPYGTKERMLVDYGVEGTHYTVKDGVPVKNDQGNSEVINAWVMLASPAPYFAHPDFPDVARKQVEWQQRMGAFMKKTSTFGMNIVEPTRYANLASQFEQLEIDFVRGHKKLSDVQQAISTWKSSGGDKLRDWYKQLLDKNGSGN; via the coding sequence ATGACGCCGAACGCCGCCTCCTCCGGACTGAGCCGGAGAAGCTTTCTCGCCTCCACGGCGGTCGCCACCGCGGCGGCGGCCGGGGGAATGCCGCTGCTCACCGCCTGCGGTGGCTCGGACACCGGGTCGCAAGGCGGCACCACGTCGGGCAAGGCCGCCGACAAGCTGCTCCCGACTTACGTCGCCGGCACGGTCGCCAAGCCGGACCTTCCGTCGAAGAACGGTTCGTCGGCCGGCTACACCCGCAAGATCGACCTCGCGGCCCTCGCCACCTCGGTCCCGCACAAGCTCGGCACCGGCGCCTCCTTCACGATCATGTCCCCCCTCTGGGGCACCCCGCCGAAGACCGATTGCGCGTACTACAAGGCGGTCGACGCGGCGGCGGGCACCAAGGTCACCTGGCAGAACCAGGACGGCAACACCTACGCCCAGAAGCTCGGCGCCGTTCTCGCCTCCAGCTCCATACCCGACATGGTGGTCGTGCCCAGCTGGTTGCTGGTCGGCCAGATCCCGAACGCGGTGTCCGCGAAGTTCATGGACCTCGGCCCCTACCTGGCGGGCGACAACGTCAAGAAGTACCCGAACCTGGCCGCGATCCCCTCCGACTCCTGGCGCATGTCCATCTTCGGCGGAGCGCTGCGCGGTATCCCGATGCCCACCGCTGCCGCGTCGTCCATCGTGCCCTACTACCGCAAGGACATCTTCGACAAGAAGGGCTACACCGTACCCAAGTCGCCCGAGGAGTTCCTCAGCTGGGCCAAGGACGTCACCAGCGCCAAGGCCAAGGTGTACGCCTGCGGGGACAACATGACCTGGGTATCGGCGGGCATCTTCGGCGTCCGTCCCTCCGGGACGCTCGGCTGGAACATCGGGGACGACGGCAAGCTGACCTACCGTATCGAGCAGCCCGAGTACCTCGAGGCCCTGGAGTGGACTCGCAAGCTGTTCGACGCCGGCGTGGTCCATCCCGACGACAGGGCGCGCACCGGCGACGCGGGCCAGCGGTTCACCTCCGGACAGATCCTGGTCATGGCCGATGACGCCTCGGCCTGGTACGTCAAGACCGCCGAACAGGCGAAGTCCCATCCGGACTTCAAGATCGAGGGCATGGACTACTTCGGCGCCGGCGGCGGCAACCCGAAGCTGTGGGCGTCCTCGCCCGCCAGCATCTGGTCGCTGATCCGCAAGGGCGCCTCCAAGGAGACCGTGGAGAACGCGCTGGCCGCCGCCAACTTCGCGGCAGCGCCCTACGGCACCAAGGAGCGCATGCTCGTCGACTACGGCGTCGAGGGCACCCACTACACGGTCAAGGACGGCGTCCCGGTCAAGAACGACCAGGGCAACTCCGAGGTGATCAACGCCTGGGTGATGCTGGCGTCCCCGGCCCCCTACTTCGCCCACCCCGACTTTCCCGATGTCGCCCGCAAGCAGGTCGAGTGGCAGCAGCGGATGGGTGCCTTCATGAAGAAGACGTCCACCTTCGGCATGAACATCGTCGAACCGACCCGCTACGCGAACCTCGCCAGCCAGTTCGAGCAGCTGGAGATCGACTTCGTGCGCGGCCACAAGAAGCTGTCCGATGTGCAGCAGGCCATCTCTACCTGGAAGTCCTCCGGTGGCGACAAGCTGCGCGACTGGTACAAGCAGCTCCTCGACAAGAACGGCAGCGGCAACTGA
- a CDS encoding ABC transporter permease, with translation MSMTAGSRPDGTSPSVAVEEPTAAVATAAAKDRVPRRTSKAGKAGKVPWRIRLRRDRGLILMTLPVIVLLLLFNYVPLLGNVVAFQDYDPYASSNGITAIFHSPWVGVEQFSRMLDDPLFWSAVKNTIILFVLQLVLFFPVPIVLALVINSVIRPRVRAVAQAIMYLPHFFSWVLVVTVFQQILGGAGIIAQTLAKHGWSGFDLMTNADVFKYLVIGQAVWKDAGWGIIVFLAALSAVSTDLYEAAAMDGAGRRRRMWHVTLPALRPVIALLLVLRVGDALSVGFEQFLLQRDAVGTRAAEVLDTYVWSVGIKYGDFSYAAAVGLVKGAIGVCLVLGANKVAHLLGEQGVYQK, from the coding sequence ATGTCCATGACGGCCGGTAGCAGGCCCGACGGGACCAGCCCGTCCGTGGCCGTCGAGGAACCGACGGCCGCGGTCGCCACCGCGGCGGCGAAGGACCGGGTGCCCCGCAGGACGAGCAAGGCCGGCAAGGCGGGCAAGGTCCCGTGGCGGATCCGGCTGCGCCGCGACCGCGGGCTCATCCTGATGACCTTGCCCGTCATCGTCCTGCTCCTCCTCTTCAACTACGTCCCCCTGCTCGGCAACGTCGTCGCCTTCCAGGACTACGACCCGTACGCCTCCAGCAACGGCATCACGGCGATCTTCCACAGCCCCTGGGTGGGCGTGGAGCAGTTCTCGCGGATGCTCGACGACCCGCTGTTCTGGAGCGCGGTGAAGAACACCATCATCCTGTTCGTGCTCCAACTGGTGCTGTTCTTCCCGGTACCGATCGTCCTCGCGCTGGTCATCAACAGCGTGATCCGGCCCCGGGTGCGAGCCGTGGCGCAGGCGATCATGTATCTGCCGCACTTCTTCTCGTGGGTCCTCGTGGTGACCGTGTTCCAGCAGATCCTCGGTGGCGCGGGCATCATCGCGCAGACCCTGGCGAAGCACGGGTGGAGCGGCTTCGACCTGATGACCAACGCGGACGTCTTCAAGTATCTGGTCATCGGGCAGGCCGTGTGGAAGGACGCCGGCTGGGGGATCATCGTCTTCCTCGCGGCCCTGTCCGCCGTCAGCACCGACCTGTACGAGGCCGCCGCCATGGACGGCGCGGGGCGCCGGCGCCGTATGTGGCATGTCACGCTGCCCGCACTGCGCCCGGTGATCGCGCTGCTGCTGGTCCTGCGGGTGGGCGACGCGCTGAGCGTCGGATTCGAGCAGTTCCTGCTCCAGCGGGACGCGGTCGGCACAAGGGCCGCCGAGGTCCTCGACACCTATGTGTGGAGCGTGGGCATCAAGTACGGCGACTTCAGCTACGCGGCCGCGGTCGGCCTCGTCAAGGGAGCCATCGGAGTGTGTCTCGTCCTGGGCGCGAACAAGGTCGCGCACCTGCTCGGCGAGCAGGGGGTGTACCAGAAGTGA
- a CDS encoding carbohydrate ABC transporter permease, protein MSLNTQLIRSLKAPARPVWEEPPSKAGTTAKSGFLLLCCLGVLGPLWIVIVTSLSPKPVIDRAGGLVVIPQGITFVNYTELLGGGQVSRAIMVSVGVTLFGTLFSMTVSVLAAYGLSRPGSLGHRFFLMAMMATMFFGAGLIPTYLLVQTLGLTDTYLSLVLPSAVSVFNILVLRGFFMGISPELTESARIDGASDLRILLTIIVPLSRAVLAVISLFYAVGYWSAWFNASIYLSDQNMMPLQNVLIQLVQKNTEAPTGLQQQVRTGQLSSLGLQMAVMVLALIPVAVASPFVQRHFKKGMLTGAIKG, encoded by the coding sequence GTGAGCCTCAACACGCAGCTCATCCGCAGCCTGAAGGCTCCTGCCCGCCCCGTGTGGGAGGAGCCGCCGAGCAAGGCAGGAACCACCGCCAAGAGCGGCTTCCTCCTGCTGTGCTGCCTGGGAGTGCTCGGTCCGCTGTGGATCGTGATCGTCACCAGCCTCTCTCCCAAACCCGTGATCGACCGGGCCGGCGGCCTCGTCGTGATCCCCCAGGGCATCACCTTCGTCAACTACACGGAACTGCTCGGCGGCGGCCAGGTCAGCCGCGCGATCATGGTCTCGGTCGGTGTCACGCTCTTCGGCACGCTGTTCTCGATGACGGTGTCGGTGCTGGCGGCCTACGGCCTGTCGCGGCCGGGGAGTCTGGGCCACCGGTTCTTCCTGATGGCCATGATGGCGACGATGTTCTTCGGGGCCGGACTCATACCGACGTACCTTCTGGTACAGACGCTGGGCCTCACCGACACCTATCTGTCACTGGTGCTGCCGAGCGCGGTCAGTGTCTTCAACATCCTCGTCCTGCGGGGCTTCTTCATGGGCATCTCACCCGAACTCACCGAGTCCGCCCGCATCGACGGGGCCAGTGACCTGCGCATCCTGCTGACCATTATCGTGCCGCTGTCGCGCGCGGTGCTGGCCGTCATCTCGCTGTTCTACGCGGTCGGCTACTGGAGTGCCTGGTTCAACGCCTCCATCTACCTCTCCGACCAGAACATGATGCCGCTGCAGAACGTGCTCATCCAACTGGTCCAGAAGAACACCGAGGCGCCGACCGGTCTCCAGCAGCAGGTCCGCACCGGACAACTGTCCTCGCTGGGGCTGCAGATGGCTGTCATGGTCCTCGCGCTGATCCCCGTCGCGGTTGCCTCCCCCTTCGTCCAGCGGCACTTCAAGAAGGGCATGCTCACCGGAGCCATCAAGGGCTGA